One segment of Niveibacterium microcysteis DNA contains the following:
- a CDS encoding N-acetylmuramoyl-L-alanine amidase family protein, translated as MRSIRHAAVAAITLLLLGAATIGHAATVAVDVGHTPKHVGARGAAGGEEYAFNRALGRRLGDLLGMRGFVVIRVGGDGREIELRQRTAQAAGADLFVSIHHDSIQQAWIDAGRRGEFSGYALFVSEKNPDYSGSLRCAKTIGEQLRGAGEAPSLYHATPIAGENRPIVDELRGVHRFDDLVVLKTATMPAVLVEAGVIANPQEEVRLGKPATRERLAQAIADGITRCLQP; from the coding sequence ATCGGTCATGCGGCAACCGTTGCGGTGGACGTTGGTCACACGCCGAAGCATGTGGGCGCCCGAGGTGCCGCGGGCGGTGAGGAATACGCGTTCAACCGTGCGCTGGGTCGCAGGCTCGGTGATCTGCTGGGGATGCGTGGCTTCGTCGTGATCCGCGTCGGCGGTGATGGGCGAGAGATCGAACTGCGCCAGCGCACTGCGCAAGCAGCGGGCGCGGATCTGTTCGTGTCGATCCATCACGATTCGATCCAGCAGGCGTGGATCGACGCCGGCCGGCGCGGCGAATTCAGCGGCTACGCGCTGTTCGTCTCCGAGAAGAACCCGGACTACTCCGGCAGCCTGCGCTGCGCCAAGACGATCGGCGAGCAACTGCGCGGTGCCGGCGAAGCGCCGTCGCTGTACCACGCCACACCGATTGCGGGCGAGAACCGCCCGATCGTTGATGAGCTGCGCGGTGTGCACCGCTTCGACGATCTTGTCGTGCTGAAGACGGCGACGATGCCAGCGGTGCTGGTCGAGGCGGGCGTGATTGCCAATCCGCAAGAAGAAGTCCGCCTCGGCAAGCCTGCGACGCGCGAGCGACTCGCACAGGCCATTGCCGACGGCATTACCCGTTGCCTACAACCCTGA